In the genome of Desulforegula conservatrix Mb1Pa, one region contains:
- the amrS gene encoding AmmeMemoRadiSam system radical SAM enzyme has protein sequence MMDALLYEKIDDSRVKCRLCNHYCTVPEGGVGICRVRKNMGGSLFSLNSDLLIAASVDPIEKKPLFHVAPGSHSYSIAAPGCNFRCLFCQNWEIAQEFPKRLSDPGFEMSDSRYRADPEVIVKKAISSGCRSISYTYTEPTVFFELVLASSRIASEKGLRNIMVTNGYMSPDALEMISPFLDAANVDLKAYDDEFYKKYCGSRLEPVKNTLRLMKKAGIWVEITTLLIPGLNDDRVRLSDLASFIAEELGPETPWHISRFYPQYKMTDRPSTSQGLIAEARHIGLDKGLMYVYSGNLPGDEGENSFCASCGEILIKRSGYRIDAIRVNNGKCPGCGIPFDGLDMP, from the coding sequence ATGATGGATGCGCTTCTTTATGAAAAAATTGACGATTCCAGGGTAAAATGCAGACTCTGTAATCATTATTGTACTGTGCCCGAAGGTGGAGTGGGGATTTGCAGGGTCAGGAAAAATATGGGAGGATCGCTTTTTTCTCTGAATTCTGATCTGCTTATAGCTGCTTCAGTTGATCCTATAGAAAAGAAACCGCTTTTCCACGTCGCTCCCGGCTCTCATTCATACTCTATTGCTGCTCCTGGTTGTAATTTCAGGTGTTTGTTCTGCCAGAATTGGGAAATAGCTCAGGAATTCCCAAAGAGACTTTCAGATCCTGGTTTTGAAATGAGTGATTCAAGATACAGGGCAGATCCTGAAGTGATTGTTAAAAAGGCCATTTCGTCAGGTTGCAGGAGCATCTCTTATACATATACTGAACCTACTGTTTTTTTTGAGCTTGTTCTTGCTTCATCCAGGATTGCCTCAGAAAAAGGTCTCAGGAATATAATGGTAACCAATGGTTATATGAGCCCTGACGCCCTTGAAATGATTTCACCTTTTCTTGATGCAGCCAACGTTGATCTGAAGGCATATGATGACGAGTTTTATAAAAAATACTGCGGATCAAGGCTTGAGCCAGTTAAAAATACTCTAAGGCTTATGAAAAAAGCCGGGATATGGGTTGAGATTACAACTCTTCTGATACCTGGATTGAATGATGACAGGGTTAGATTGTCTGACCTTGCTTCTTTTATCGCAGAAGAGCTTGGCCCTGAAACTCCCTGGCATATTTCACGATTTTATCCCCAGTATAAAATGACTGACAGGCCTTCGACATCGCAGGGTCTCATAGCCGAGGCAAGGCATATCGGCCTTGATAAGGGGCTGATGTATGTGTATTCCGGCAACCTGCCGGGTGATGAAGGAGAAAACTCCTTCTGCGCTTCGTGCGGGGAAATTCTTATTAAAAGAAGCGGCTACAGGATCGACGCCATCAGGGTAAATAACGGCAAATGTCCGGGCTGCGGAATTCCTTTTGATGGCCTTGACATGCCGTGA
- a CDS encoding PP2C family protein-serine/threonine phosphatase: MTSNNETQGYSILAVDDNPVNLTYISTVLSKEGYTVYKAKDAAAAKIEAVQKRPDLILLDIVMPGEDGFSVIKYLKNHSSTTSIPVIFLTGQSELDSKLTGFELGAVDYIIKPFQALEVLARVRLHLKMSIATNSLIASQASKLKQIKEAQKSMLAYPEMLPEAKFGVYYKALEEAGGDFYDVLRISENIFSYFVADFSGHDIKTSYMTSSVKALLRQNCNTVYQPMESMKMINDVLSEILPEGKYLTASYVRLNRRTKQVIIVSCGHPPVVYVSVSGEVRLINLEGDILGLFKDVYFGSEVIDVSVGDRFYLYSDGVTESSKRRVMWSEGAKFFAEACANAKDTEISSAPRKIITDIFGDDFIPEDDMAILGFEV, encoded by the coding sequence ATGACTTCAAATAATGAAACCCAAGGATATAGCATACTCGCGGTTGATGATAACCCTGTGAACCTGACCTATATTTCCACAGTTCTGTCCAAGGAAGGATATACGGTATACAAGGCCAAGGATGCTGCTGCTGCTAAAATAGAGGCTGTCCAGAAAAGGCCTGATCTGATTCTTCTCGATATAGTTATGCCAGGAGAGGATGGCTTTTCAGTAATTAAATATCTCAAGAATCATTCATCCACCACTTCAATACCTGTTATCTTTTTGACCGGCCAATCTGAACTTGATTCTAAGCTGACAGGTTTTGAACTCGGCGCAGTTGACTATATCATTAAGCCTTTTCAAGCCCTTGAAGTACTTGCCAGGGTAAGGCTTCATCTGAAGATGTCCATTGCGACAAACTCCCTTATCGCAAGTCAGGCTTCCAAGCTAAAGCAGATAAAAGAAGCTCAGAAATCCATGCTCGCGTATCCTGAGATGCTGCCAGAAGCAAAATTCGGTGTTTATTACAAGGCCCTGGAAGAAGCAGGCGGGGATTTCTATGATGTTCTCAGAATATCAGAAAATATTTTCAGTTATTTTGTGGCGGATTTTTCAGGTCACGACATAAAAACCAGTTATATGACTTCTTCAGTCAAAGCCCTCCTGAGACAGAACTGCAATACTGTTTATCAGCCTATGGAAAGCATGAAGATGATAAATGACGTGCTATCCGAAATACTTCCAGAAGGCAAATATTTGACTGCTTCTTATGTCAGACTGAACAGAAGGACCAAGCAGGTGATTATTGTAAGCTGCGGACATCCTCCTGTGGTTTATGTGTCTGTTTCAGGAGAAGTAAGGCTTATAAATCTTGAAGGCGATATTCTTGGCCTTTTTAAGGACGTCTATTTCGGAAGTGAGGTGATCGACGTATCTGTAGGCGACAGGTTTTATCTGTATTCCGATGGAGTTACCGAATCCAGCAAGCGAAGGGTTATGTGGTCTGAAGGCGCAAAATTTTTTGCTGAAGCATGCGCGAATGCAAAAGATACTGAAATTTCTTCAGCTCCCAGAAAGATCATCACAGATATTTTCGGAGATGATTTTATACCAGAGGATGACATGGCTATCCTTGGCTTTGAAGTCTGA
- the ahcY gene encoding adenosylhomocysteinase translates to MSFMELDLNMKYKVADMGQADFGRKEMQLAENEMPGLMACRKEYGTTKPLKGLRITGSLHMTIQTAMLIETLTELGADVRWASCNIFSTQDHAAAAIAAKGTAAVFAWKGESLEEYWWCTEQALLWPDGSGPDLIVDDGGDATLLVHEGVRAEKDSSILDRTPSNHEEKCILDRLKESLKKDPQKWTRIAAKIKGVSEETTTGVGRLYQLQKSGGLLFPAINVNDSVTKSKFDNLYGCKESLADGIKRATDIMIAGKTVVVAGYGDVGKGCANSMKGYGARVLVTEIDPICALQASMSGYQVVTMEEAAPMGDIFVTATGNYNVITGAHMEQMRNEAIVCNIGHFDNEIDMAYLLSTPECTCMNIKPQVDKWTLKSGRSIIILAEGRLVNLGCATGHPSFVMSTSFTNQTLAQIELATNKNLEKKVYTLSKKLDEEVARLHLGRLGVNLTKLTKEQADYLGLSVDGPYKPEHYRY, encoded by the coding sequence ATGTCATTTATGGAACTTGACCTCAACATGAAATATAAAGTTGCGGATATGGGACAGGCTGATTTCGGAAGAAAAGAAATGCAGCTCGCTGAAAACGAAATGCCGGGCCTGATGGCTTGCAGAAAAGAATACGGAACAACAAAACCACTCAAAGGCCTCAGGATCACAGGCAGCCTGCACATGACCATCCAGACCGCGATGCTTATTGAAACCCTCACAGAGCTCGGGGCTGACGTTAGGTGGGCATCATGCAATATATTCTCAACCCAGGATCATGCTGCGGCTGCAATTGCTGCAAAAGGAACCGCCGCTGTATTTGCATGGAAGGGCGAAAGCCTTGAAGAATACTGGTGGTGCACTGAGCAGGCTCTTCTCTGGCCTGACGGAAGCGGCCCAGACCTTATAGTTGATGACGGCGGAGACGCCACACTTCTCGTGCATGAAGGAGTAAGAGCAGAAAAAGATTCTTCTATCCTTGACCGCACGCCTTCAAATCATGAAGAAAAATGCATACTTGACAGACTCAAGGAATCCCTGAAAAAAGATCCTCAGAAGTGGACCCGCATCGCTGCAAAAATAAAAGGCGTTTCAGAGGAAACAACCACAGGTGTTGGCCGTCTGTATCAGCTTCAGAAGAGCGGCGGGCTTCTTTTCCCTGCAATCAACGTAAATGACTCCGTAACAAAATCGAAATTTGACAACCTATATGGATGCAAGGAATCCCTTGCGGATGGTATCAAAAGAGCCACGGACATCATGATAGCAGGCAAGACCGTTGTTGTTGCAGGGTACGGAGATGTCGGCAAAGGCTGCGCCAATTCCATGAAAGGATACGGAGCACGCGTTCTTGTAACCGAGATAGATCCCATCTGTGCTCTCCAGGCCTCAATGAGCGGATATCAGGTCGTGACAATGGAAGAAGCTGCTCCAATGGGCGATATTTTTGTGACAGCCACAGGTAATTACAACGTAATAACAGGCGCCCATATGGAACAGATGAGAAATGAAGCCATTGTCTGCAATATCGGTCACTTTGACAATGAGATAGACATGGCCTACCTCCTTTCCACACCAGAATGCACATGCATGAATATTAAACCCCAGGTTGACAAATGGACCCTGAAATCAGGCAGATCAATCATCATCCTTGCCGAAGGAAGGCTTGTAAACCTTGGATGCGCGACCGGACACCCAAGCTTTGTAATGAGCACAAGCTTCACAAACCAGACTCTCGCCCAAATTGAACTTGCTACTAACAAAAATCTTGAGAAAAAGGTCTATACATTAAGCAAAAAACTTGATGAGGAAGTTGCAAGACTCCACCTTGGAAGGCTTGGCGTTAATCTCACCAAACTTACAAAGGAACAGGCTGACTATCTTGGATTAAGTGTTGACGGCCCTTACAAGCCAGAACATTACAGATATTAA
- a CDS encoding class I SAM-dependent methyltransferase, with protein MGYIFNFEDSVLSDKCHHAYSGMISGILQKLAMGLIRPLAGDNVLDIGCGTGAASIPFIEMGSRLTCIDPSVYMLDLAESHIGSRAEFIRGCGEDLPYEDNYFNHSILVSTLEFAQNPEKMLEEAFRVTKDSVYIGFWNKYAIGGTRRRICEFFPELSAPYENAEFFSIWEIRKMIKKMLGNVPMFGRSVYMISPSKNAFAIAAENSRIAQRFPLGVFIGLRVFLVPKFRTKPLSLTVTGRSPVVLNGCGAAMEVNNDGCASL; from the coding sequence ATGGGATATATATTTAATTTTGAAGATTCTGTTCTTAGCGACAAATGCCATCATGCATATTCAGGCATGATATCAGGCATATTGCAGAAACTCGCAATGGGGCTGATCAGGCCTCTTGCCGGAGACAATGTCCTTGATATAGGCTGTGGAACCGGAGCCGCCTCTATTCCGTTTATTGAAATGGGGTCAAGGCTTACCTGCATTGATCCTTCGGTGTATATGCTTGACCTCGCAGAATCCCACATAGGAAGCAGGGCGGAATTTATAAGAGGATGCGGTGAGGATCTGCCATATGAGGATAATTATTTCAACCACTCCATATTAGTATCTACATTAGAGTTTGCCCAGAATCCTGAAAAAATGCTTGAAGAAGCGTTCCGGGTCACAAAGGACAGTGTGTATATAGGATTCTGGAACAAATATGCCATTGGAGGGACACGAAGGCGTATTTGTGAGTTTTTTCCCGAGCTTTCAGCGCCTTATGAGAATGCCGAGTTTTTCAGCATATGGGAAATCAGGAAAATGATTAAGAAGATGCTTGGTAATGTGCCTATGTTTGGCCGTTCGGTTTATATGATCTCTCCATCAAAAAACGCTTTTGCAATAGCCGCCGAAAACAGCAGGATAGCCCAGCGTTTTCCGCTCGGTGTTTTTATTGGTCTCCGTGTTTTTCTTGTCCCCAAATTCAGAACTAAGCCGCTTTCACTTACTGTGACTGGCAGATCTCCGGTTGTTCTAAATGGGTGTGGAGCGGCAATGGAGGTGAATAATGATGGATGCGCTTCTTTATGA
- a CDS encoding cyclic nucleotide-binding domain-containing protein, translating to MMEYGGIDLFKSREIILDLLIEIQLFQELTPKELEIISKYMTFFEINEGEALFREGDTGDFMCFVVKGSVDILKESASGRTVVIANLGRGRSIGEMAIIDKTPRSATVKAKTFTTLLVLSRKGFDTIVEKHPGIGIKILKGLARLLSLNMRATSSKLADYMNPI from the coding sequence ATGATGGAATATGGCGGCATAGACCTTTTTAAAAGCCGGGAAATAATACTGGATCTCCTGATCGAAATCCAGCTGTTTCAAGAACTTACGCCCAAAGAACTCGAAATCATCTCAAAATACATGACGTTTTTCGAGATAAACGAAGGAGAAGCTCTTTTTCGTGAAGGAGACACAGGGGACTTCATGTGTTTTGTTGTAAAGGGAAGCGTGGATATCCTGAAGGAATCCGCAAGCGGACGGACGGTCGTCATTGCCAATCTTGGAAGAGGAAGAAGCATAGGCGAGATGGCCATAATTGACAAGACGCCCAGATCAGCGACAGTGAAAGCAAAGACATTTACAACCCTTCTGGTTCTCTCAAGAAAGGGTTTTGATACAATAGTTGAAAAGCACCCTGGAATTGGAATTAAAATACTTAAAGGACTTGCGAGGCTTCTAAGCCTTAATATGCGTGCGACTTCAAGCAAACTTGCGGATTATATGAATCCTATATAA
- a CDS encoding Hpt domain-containing protein, whose amino-acid sequence MDFEEMGARLGLEKEEFMELVDIFVSSAEEDIQKLNNALSVSDSKAVAEAAHSLKGSSGNLGFSAIADLASRIEQNARKSDLTDLDSYSVNISCEIEKIKVVIS is encoded by the coding sequence ATGGATTTTGAAGAAATGGGAGCAAGGCTTGGACTTGAAAAAGAAGAGTTCATGGAGCTTGTGGATATTTTTGTGTCTTCTGCAGAAGAAGATATTCAGAAACTCAATAATGCTCTTAGCGTGAGTGATTCCAAGGCGGTTGCAGAAGCAGCGCACTCACTCAAGGGATCTTCGGGAAATCTCGGCTTTTCTGCAATAGCTGACCTCGCATCAAGGATCGAGCAAAATGCCAGGAAAAGCGATCTTACGGATCTTGATTCTTATTCAGTGAATATTTCCTGCGAGATCGAAAAGATTAAAGTTGTCATTTCCTGA
- a CDS encoding UbiA-like polyprenyltransferase codes for MMLSFKKEKLSVLLERAVVFGRMIKFSHTIFALPFALSAVIIAARDFGFSFSRLFWIIVAMVGARSAAMGFNRIVDAGMDSSNPRTAVREIPKGEISAGSATLFVVASSIVFIIASAMLGNLCFYLSFPVLAVLLGYSYTKRFTLFCHFYLGFAISLAPTGAWVAMTGTFSWIPVLFSLALMTHIAGFDILYACQDYEFDSREGLHSIPAKLGVAKALDISTYVHIASFVFFVAIGFASGLGLIYYVSSLIIGLLLIIEHRLVNPNDLSKVNIAFFHINSVISVVLLLGIAGDLLFGRMIG; via the coding sequence ATGATGCTTTCTTTTAAAAAGGAGAAGCTTTCGGTTCTCCTCGAACGGGCCGTTGTGTTCGGCAGGATGATCAAATTCAGTCACACCATTTTTGCCCTTCCGTTCGCGCTTTCCGCAGTTATTATTGCAGCAAGGGATTTTGGCTTTTCGTTCTCAAGGTTATTCTGGATCATTGTGGCAATGGTCGGTGCGAGATCAGCGGCCATGGGATTCAACAGAATAGTGGACGCAGGGATGGACTCCTCAAATCCAAGGACTGCGGTTCGTGAAATTCCTAAAGGAGAGATATCCGCCGGATCAGCAACATTATTTGTAGTTGCGTCCTCTATTGTTTTTATAATTGCTTCGGCAATGCTGGGGAATCTCTGCTTCTATCTTTCCTTTCCGGTTTTGGCTGTTTTATTAGGATATTCCTATACGAAAAGATTCACACTCTTCTGCCATTTTTATCTTGGTTTTGCCATTTCGCTTGCTCCGACAGGTGCATGGGTTGCAATGACAGGGACTTTTTCCTGGATTCCAGTCTTGTTTTCCCTGGCACTAATGACTCATATTGCTGGTTTTGATATTCTTTATGCCTGCCAGGATTATGAATTTGATTCCAGGGAGGGATTGCATTCAATACCGGCAAAGCTCGGTGTTGCTAAAGCGCTTGATATTTCGACATATGTTCATATTGCTTCTTTTGTATTTTTTGTGGCCATAGGTTTTGCGTCCGGACTCGGACTTATTTATTATGTCTCCTCACTAATTATCGGGCTTCTGCTGATTATTGAGCACAGGCTGGTGAATCCCAATGATTTGTCAAAGGTCAACATTGCCTTTTTTCATATCAATAGTGTTATTTCCGTCGTGCTTTTGCTTGGCATTGCAGGTGACCTGCTGTTTGGGAGGATGATCGGATGA
- a CDS encoding ATP-binding protein: MVFEMTKEPYGLRIEFSSIMSNIDVVDAATREFLARMSLGSHAFAICLVMREALTNAVRHGNRSDDTKLVAYHIYLDDDSIVLDIIDQGEGFVWKELMEMDAPEPDQESGRGLAIMKSYFSSCFFNEKGNRIILTKKI; the protein is encoded by the coding sequence ATGGTTTTTGAGATGACAAAAGAGCCTTATGGGCTCAGAATTGAATTCTCGTCCATCATGTCAAATATCGATGTGGTTGATGCCGCCACCAGGGAATTCCTGGCCCGCATGAGCCTTGGCTCCCATGCTTTTGCAATTTGTCTTGTAATGCGCGAGGCACTTACCAATGCGGTAAGGCATGGTAACAGATCGGATGACACCAAGCTCGTAGCATATCATATCTATCTTGATGATGATTCCATCGTGCTTGATATAATTGATCAGGGAGAAGGGTTCGTGTGGAAGGAGCTTATGGAAATGGATGCTCCCGAACCTGATCAGGAATCAGGCAGGGGGCTGGCGATAATGAAGAGTTATTTCAGTTCTTGTTTTTTTAATGAAAAAGGCAATCGAATAATTCTTACCAAGAAGATATGA
- a CDS encoding ArsR/SmtB family transcription factor, whose amino-acid sequence MDILILLKACADETRIRLLNILINHELSVNEIVDMMGMGQSRISRHLKILLDAGLLKCRRDGVWAFYSGSTSGPGKFFIEAMLPMLSKDEALKKDLVTASAIIEERTKTARQFFNKIAGQWDRLKSEILGGFNLSKAIADLAPECDKAADLGCGTGDLLTALKSKAQKIIGVDSSSEMLKEARTRLESAGNEKADLRLGELEYLPLRDKEVSLAVSSMALHHIQNPVQAIKEAGRILEKDGTFIIAEYGKHSDESMRQKYGDLWLGFHTDEIKYWLEDAGFRLSGIETYELKNHIKINIYKSIKN is encoded by the coding sequence ATGGATATATTGATATTACTAAAGGCATGTGCCGACGAAACCAGAATCAGACTGCTTAACATCCTCATAAACCATGAGCTCAGCGTCAATGAAATAGTGGACATGATGGGCATGGGCCAGTCAAGGATATCAAGGCATCTCAAAATCCTTCTTGATGCAGGCCTTCTGAAATGCAGAAGGGACGGAGTATGGGCTTTTTATTCAGGTTCAACGTCAGGGCCCGGCAAATTCTTTATTGAAGCAATGCTACCCATGTTGTCAAAAGATGAGGCCCTCAAGAAAGACCTTGTAACGGCATCTGCAATTATTGAGGAAAGAACCAAGACGGCCAGACAGTTTTTTAATAAAATTGCGGGGCAATGGGACAGACTGAAAAGCGAAATACTCGGAGGCTTTAACCTTAGCAAGGCGATTGCCGATCTCGCTCCTGAATGCGATAAAGCGGCAGATCTTGGCTGCGGAACAGGCGATCTGTTAACCGCCCTAAAATCCAAGGCTCAAAAGATCATAGGAGTCGACAGCTCTTCTGAAATGCTGAAAGAGGCAAGGACAAGACTGGAATCAGCCGGAAATGAAAAAGCTGATTTAAGGCTCGGAGAACTTGAATACCTGCCGCTCAGAGACAAAGAAGTCTCTCTGGCTGTTTCATCCATGGCTCTTCACCATATCCAGAACCCAGTGCAGGCAATAAAAGAAGCAGGCAGAATTCTTGAAAAAGACGGAACATTCATAATAGCCGAATATGGAAAACACTCAGATGAATCAATGCGCCAGAAATACGGCGATCTCTGGTTAGGCTTTCATACTGATGAAATTAAATACTGGCTCGAGGATGCCGGATTCAGACTGTCCGGCATAGAAACCTATGAGCTTAAAAACCACATCAAAATAAATATTTATAAATCAATAAAAAACTGA
- a CDS encoding UbiX family flavin prenyltransferase, with translation MMPRGYAVESAIEPQKIVLAITGASGVIYGIRTLGALMASGVEVHLCVSESGKMLLMHESGWDGENIYAFLLGCCTDKHPDSCLKIYAENDFFAPPASGSFINSGMVIVPCSMKSLGSVANGIGGNLIHRAADVCLKEKRPLVAVIRETPLNLIHIENMRTLSVAGATVMPASPSFYSFPVSIEALVDTVVSRILDHIGIPNAVSSRWGV, from the coding sequence ATGATGCCAAGAGGATATGCCGTTGAAAGCGCCATAGAGCCCCAAAAAATCGTGCTGGCAATTACAGGCGCGTCAGGTGTCATCTATGGAATCAGGACTCTGGGGGCGCTGATGGCCTCAGGAGTTGAGGTTCATCTTTGTGTGTCTGAATCAGGGAAAATGCTTCTCATGCATGAAAGCGGATGGGACGGTGAAAACATTTATGCTTTTTTGCTTGGGTGTTGTACTGATAAGCATCCTGATTCGTGTTTAAAAATTTATGCTGAAAATGATTTTTTTGCACCCCCGGCAAGTGGTTCTTTCATTAATTCAGGAATGGTGATAGTTCCATGCTCCATGAAGTCACTCGGCTCTGTCGCAAACGGCATAGGCGGGAATCTGATTCACAGGGCAGCGGATGTGTGTCTTAAGGAAAAAAGACCCCTGGTTGCTGTTATCAGGGAAACCCCTCTTAATCTCATTCATATAGAAAATATGAGGACGCTCTCAGTGGCCGGAGCTACGGTAATGCCGGCTTCTCCGTCATTTTACAGTTTTCCCGTTTCAATTGAAGCGCTTGTGGATACTGTTGTATCAAGGATTCTTGACCATATCGGAATTCCAAATGCAGTTTCATCAAGATGGGGCGTTTGA
- a CDS encoding AlbA family DNA-binding domain-containing protein, which yields MKNKNNDQFSGDLLKRKFRVKLVRDILLVFFAALFLMGGLLWFRGNAVQKTYVQMKLKDVVENKRLTLSNDLNNLNSYAQMLKMWGKEGFFRISDVKGMVSLLGPVMDAVPLIRAFKFADDGGGFFMIRNSPDGYSVAILKGGGDGVIELQEWSKEFKFKNIAPEMSREKEVLKEPLWYRKASESFGEAVWNKPYVPAYGKEMVSTLSVAFHKPESNSAIMVAAVDVQIGDFFRQIESIKIGGVDSFLFDGKKYLFSASSLKEKAENKFDIVDITNQQNLAVDYEALAANKWISSGRPSDSISFEFSGEKYWASLSYVSSGKLDMLIGIVAPDPDLFDLAAGRGVGFVLIAWSIVLASIFLFLMIAYKYSHQIKDLASILDSGQLKDDDILRIISKGEGADLEFKSTMRMNLHTGKPGKEIEIAWLKTVVAFLNTEGGIILLGVDDGGNILGLDADVFENDDKCCLHFKNLIHQHIGIEHVPNIRFNLYRTQYGNVGMVTCEPSKNPVFLNNKNEEAFYIRSGPSTVQLPIRQALEYLKQRKG from the coding sequence TTGAAAAACAAGAATAACGATCAGTTTTCCGGGGATCTTTTAAAGCGTAAGTTCAGGGTAAAGCTCGTCCGGGACATTTTGCTGGTTTTTTTTGCGGCATTGTTTCTGATGGGTGGTCTTTTATGGTTTCGTGGTAATGCGGTTCAAAAAACATATGTCCAGATGAAACTTAAAGATGTGGTTGAAAATAAGCGGCTGACCCTTTCAAATGATTTAAATAATCTTAATTCTTATGCCCAGATGCTTAAAATGTGGGGGAAAGAAGGGTTTTTCAGAATATCAGATGTAAAAGGCATGGTGTCTCTCCTCGGTCCTGTCATGGATGCTGTCCCCCTGATAAGGGCTTTCAAGTTCGCGGATGACGGCGGAGGGTTTTTCATGATCCGCAATAGCCCTGATGGGTATTCTGTGGCTATACTGAAGGGTGGGGGTGATGGCGTTATCGAGCTTCAGGAGTGGAGCAAGGAGTTTAAGTTTAAAAACATAGCTCCTGAAATGAGCCGGGAAAAAGAGGTTCTGAAAGAGCCCCTGTGGTACAGAAAAGCATCAGAATCTTTTGGAGAGGCTGTCTGGAACAAGCCTTATGTGCCTGCCTATGGCAAGGAAATGGTTTCTACGCTCAGTGTGGCTTTTCATAAGCCGGAAAGCAACTCCGCAATAATGGTTGCGGCTGTTGATGTACAGATTGGTGATTTTTTTAGACAGATCGAATCCATAAAAATTGGCGGTGTCGACTCTTTTCTTTTTGACGGTAAAAAATATCTGTTTTCTGCTTCCAGTTTAAAAGAAAAGGCCGAAAATAAATTTGATATTGTAGATATTACAAACCAGCAAAATCTCGCTGTCGATTATGAGGCTTTGGCCGCAAATAAATGGATCAGCTCAGGCAGACCATCAGATTCCATTTCTTTTGAATTTTCAGGGGAAAAATACTGGGCATCCCTTTCCTATGTCAGTTCAGGAAAACTTGATATGCTTATTGGGATTGTGGCTCCTGATCCTGATCTTTTCGATCTCGCAGCAGGCAGAGGTGTCGGGTTTGTTTTGATTGCCTGGTCGATAGTTCTTGCAAGCATTTTTCTTTTTCTTATGATAGCTTACAAATACAGCCATCAAATAAAAGATCTCGCCTCTATTCTTGATTCCGGCCAGTTAAAGGATGATGATATCTTAAGGATTATATCAAAGGGGGAGGGTGCAGATTTAGAGTTTAAATCGACCATGAGAATGAATCTTCATACTGGAAAGCCAGGTAAAGAGATTGAGATCGCATGGCTGAAAACCGTCGTTGCATTCCTTAACACAGAAGGAGGGATCATTCTTCTTGGCGTGGATGATGGCGGAAATATTCTTGGGCTTGACGCGGATGTTTTTGAAAATGACGATAAATGCTGCCTCCATTTTAAAAATCTTATTCACCAGCATATCGGAATTGAGCATGTGCCAAATATCAGGTTTAATCTTTACAGGACTCAATATGGGAATGTAGGAATGGTTACCTGCGAACCTTCAAAGAATCCTGTTTTTTTGAATAACAAGAACGAAGAGGCTTTTTACATAAGAAGCGGGCCGTCCACCGTGCAGCTGCCTATAAGGCAGGCTCTTGAATATCTTAAACAGAGAAAAGGCTGA